A single genomic interval of Lathyrus oleraceus cultivar Zhongwan6 chromosome 7, CAAS_Psat_ZW6_1.0, whole genome shotgun sequence harbors:
- the LOC127100869 gene encoding uncharacterized protein LOC127100869, which produces MASLSILRQNHFFSAALPTRPKPKYAAAPGRIRMSLQENAPTLAVVGVTGAVGQEFLSVLSERDFPYSSIKMLASKRSAGRRLTFEDKEYVVEELTEDSFNGVDIALFSAGGSISKKFGPIAVDRGTIVVDNSSAFRMDENVPLVIPEVNPEAMAGIRVGLGKGALIANPNCSTIICLVAATPLHRRAKVVRMVVSTYQAASGAGAAAMEELELQTREVLAGKPPTCKIFNRQYAFNLFSHNAPILSNGYNEEEMKLVKETRKIWSDKDVKITATCIRVPVMRAHAESVNLQFETPLDEDTAREILKNAPGVVVIDDRESNNFPTPLEVSNKDDVAVGRIRRDLSQDGNQGLDIFICGDQVRKGAALNAIQIAEMLL; this is translated from the exons ATGGCTTCACTCTCTATCTTACGCCAAAACCACTTCTTCTCCGCCGCCCTCCCAACCAGACCCAAACCCAAATATGCCGCCGCTCCGGGAAGAATCCGAATGTCCCTACAAGAAAATGCACCCACACTCGCCGTCGTCGGTGTCACCGGCGCCGTCGGCCAAGAATTTCTCTCCGTCCTCTCCGAACGCGATTTCCCATACAGCTCCATCAAAATGCTGGCATCCAAACGCTCCGCCGGCCGCCGCTTAACATTCGAAGACAAGGAATACGTCGTGGAGGAGTTGACGGAGGACAGCTTTAACGGCGTCGACATTGCTCTATTCAGCGCCGGTGGATCCATCAGTAAAAAGTTTGGTCCTATTGCTGTGGATCGAGGAACTATTGTTGTTGATAATAGCTCTGCCTTTCGAATGGATGAGAATGTGCCGTTGGTGATCCCTGAAGTCAACCCCGAAGCCATGGCTGGAATTAGGGTTGGATTGGGGAAAGGTGCTCTCATTGCTAATCCTAATTGTTCCACCATTATTTGCTTGGTGGCTGCTACTCCTCTTCATCGACGTGCTAAG GTGGTACGGATGGTTGTTAGTACATATCAGGCTGCTAGTGGTGCTGGTGCTGCTGCAATGGAAGAACTTGAGTTGCAAACTCGCGAG GTATTGGCAGGAAAACCACCAACATGTAAAATATTTAATCGACAG TATGCTTTTAATCTGTTCTCACATAATGCGCCTATTCTTTCAAATGGATATAATGAAGAAGAAATGAAATTGgtcaaggaaacaagaaagatTTGG AGTGACAAGGATGTTAAAATAACAGCTACATGTATACGAGTTCCTGTCATGCGGGCTCATGCTGAGAGTGTAAATCTTCAGTTCGAGACACCCCTCGATGAG GACACTGCAAGAGAAATTTTGAAGAATGCTCCGGGTGTAGTAGTTATTGATGACCGGGAATCCAATAATTTTCCTACTCCATTGGAAGTGTCAAACAAGGACGACGTTGCTGTTGGCAGAATTCGCCGTGACCTATCTCAGGATGGAAATCAAGG GTTGGACATTTTTATTTGCGGGGATCAAGTTCGCAAGGGAGCTGCTCTTAACGCAATCCAGATCGCTGAAATGTTGCTGTGA